The Deltaproteobacteria bacterium genome segment ACGTACCAATCGATCTTCTCCATCGCCTGCGCGAAGGTCCCGACCTCGATGGTGGTCAACAGCATCCACTCCAGCGGCTCGACGCCGGCCGGCGGGTGGTGCTCGCGTGCCAGCACGGCCCACACCCACAGGGATCGACGGCCAGCGGCTCCGTGGCGCGGCGGGCGCACCTCCACTGGGCAGTAACGTACACTCAAGCGGGCCAGGCGCGCGGGACGCTGTGCGGTACGTGGTACCTGCACCTCACGCACTTGCGACTCCTTTTGGCTCTCCACCACCTGCCACAGCCGCGCAATGCTGCCGGCGCTCTGCACACACCGATCGGCGGTGGCGCGCACCAGCAGGGCGGGATGGTCGTCGCGCGAGCGGGCCAGCTCGAAGAGCTCGAACACATCCGATTCCCGATCGCCAATGCTCACCACACGGGTGTGGGGGCACAGGCGCTGGGCGTGCGCGGCGGCCTGGAAGCTAGCCAACCATTTATAGCTCTGCTTGTTTTCGATCGGCCGCTGGCGGCGTGTGTGCTTCTTGCCAAACTCGGCCGGATCGCGCGCCCATACTTGGACATCCACAAGACCCAGCGGCACACCGCCTGGGGTAAAGGCCAGGGTGTCGTGTACTTCCAAACCGAGCGCCCCGTCGGCCTGACTGGTGATGGTGCCGAGCCCGGTGGTGGCGCCGTGGGTGCTGTAGTTGAGCGAGGTGGTGTCCTGCACGGCGAGCACCACCGGCTCGCTGTTCATGCGCTCGGCCGTGCTGGCGTAATGCGGGGCGAGGATGTCGCGCAGCGAGATGTGGTCGTTGCTGAGCAAGCGATACGCTCCTTTGAGTCGCCCCCAGGAGTGATGACAGGCCTGGGGGAGACTGGCGTTGGGCTTGGCATAGAAGTCTTCGAGCACGCTGACAAGGCGCTCGAAGCGGCGCGGGTCGCCGAGCTGGGCGCCCCAGAGCTCGCGCCGGGCCCAGCTGCGCTCAGGGCTCGAGGGCTGGGGCGGCTTGCGCACAATCGGCTCACTGCACAGGCGGCGCCGGTAGTCGCCGACCAGGGGCAGCAGATAGATGTCGCGCACTCGGCCCGGGTGGGTGCGGGTGCGATCGTTGCGCGTACGTCCACTGGTGGCGCCCACGCGCTGCCAGCCGGCGGCCCGATAGCACGTGGCGCGGTAACGCGCGGCGTCGGCGTAAGTCTCCAGCAACACCGGGCGCAATCCGCAGGCGCTGTGCCAATCGTGCGCCAACTGGCGCGCTGCCCGGGCCAGGACGTGGCTGGCCAGACCCTTCACTTTGACCCAGGGCAGCAGCACAAAGCGCGAGTTGGCTACCACCAACTCGCGGTTGACCGCGCGCGCCTGAGTGCTCCAGCCGATGTGCGCATCGCGTGCGGCCAAGTGCCGTGCGGCCGCACTGAAGCACAGCGCGCCGAGCACACCGTAACGGCACCGGATCAGGTAGCGCACCTGCGCCTGCGGCAGCGCCACATGCCCCTCGGGGTGGAAACGTTCCAGAGCCTGCTTCCACTGCTGGTACTCCTGCGGGCAATGTTTGCCGACCACCACCAGCTCGATGGGACCGAGCTTACGCAATTCAGTGGGCAACGCTACGGCCGGCTCTTCGAGAGCGATTTGGTCCCGTTTGACCTCCCGAGCGCGGCCATGATCACCAGCCGCCCGCGCGACTGGGAGCTTGATCACGCCGCGCTGCTCCAAAGCCCTGAGCGCCACCCGACAACTGACCTCTCGCAGCCGTCCGTTTGGCTGGCGCCACGACAGCCACCGACACACCTGCCGCGACAACTCGCAGCGGGTCAGCTCCGCATCGCTCTGCACCGCGTCACGAATCCGCTCGATCACCTCCGCCGAAAATTCCCGGCCCCCAGCCCGCACAACCTCCGCCACGCCCCCCTTGTGGCACAAACCATCGCCCGTGTTCAGCGGGCCGACTTGTGGGTAAGGTTAAGGGGTCAAAACGGGGGGAGAAAAACGGGGGCGACGCGCTTGACATGGTGCTCGAGCGCGCGTACATATGACGTATCTACACGTAGATATGCTATAACCTGGCGAAAAATGAGACACGAGGACAGAAACAAGTTCGTTAATTTGGCCAGCAAACGAGTGTCGCGAGCACTGAAATCGCTCCAGCTCGTCGGAAACCTCTCGAATCGCTCGAACTACGACTACACCCCCGAAGACGTCGAGAAGATTTTCAGGGCACTTCAGGAGGAACTCAATGCGTGCAAGAAGAGGTTCGAGCTCGCACAAAAGCGCCAGAACAGCGTCAAGTTCATCCTTGAATAGCGGAATCGACGGCAGGAAGCTGTGCTTGGATCTGCTGGCGGCGGAATCCGAGGCGGCCGTCGATGCCCTCGTTGCGACAAGCGCGCTCCGCGAGACTACAAACTGGCGACCGCTCGACCGGCGCGAGACGAACTTCAACATTACCTCGAATCAAGCGTCAGATGGCGGCAAGGCGTTGACCGAGCTCATGACCAACATGGTCGACGCCGTCCTGATGAAGCACGCCTACCTCAAGGGTATAGACCCGAAGAGCCCCAAGGCCCCGCGCACGATGTACGAGGCCGTC includes the following:
- a CDS encoding IS4 family transposase translates to MAEVVRAGGREFSAEVIERIRDAVQSDAELTRCELSRQVCRWLSWRQPNGRLREVSCRVALRALEQRGVIKLPVARAAGDHGRAREVKRDQIALEEPAVALPTELRKLGPIELVVVGKHCPQEYQQWKQALERFHPEGHVALPQAQVRYLIRCRYGVLGALCFSAAARHLAARDAHIGWSTQARAVNRELVVANSRFVLLPWVKVKGLASHVLARAARQLAHDWHSACGLRPVLLETYADAARYRATCYRAAGWQRVGATSGRTRNDRTRTHPGRVRDIYLLPLVGDYRRRLCSEPIVRKPPQPSSPERSWARRELWGAQLGDPRRFERLVSVLEDFYAKPNASLPQACHHSWGRLKGAYRLLSNDHISLRDILAPHYASTAERMNSEPVVLAVQDTTSLNYSTHGATTGLGTITSQADGALGLEVHDTLAFTPGGVPLGLVDVQVWARDPAEFGKKHTRRQRPIENKQSYKWLASFQAAAHAQRLCPHTRVVSIGDRESDVFELFELARSRDDHPALLVRATADRCVQSAGSIARLWQVVESQKESQVREVQVPRTAQRPARLARLSVRYCPVEVRPPRHGAAGRRSLWVWAVLAREHHPPAGVEPLEWMLLTTIEVGTFAQAMEKIDWYVRRWGIEVYHHTLKSGCLVEEREITTAAGLTNALAIDMIVAWRILYMTRLGREVPELPCTAVFTEDEWQSLLKVTHPHKPLPVQPPSLNAIIRMLAKLGGHIGRKSDGAPGVESMWTGLMRLSDISMCWRLFGPSARAP